Proteins encoded within one genomic window of Pigmentiphaga sp. H8:
- a CDS encoding Dps family protein — protein sequence MVKKATAKKPASNGGAARSAAGALRIDIGISDKDRAAVAGGLSKLLADTYTLYLMTHNFHWNVTGPMFNTLHAMFMTQYTDLWNSIDDVAERIRALGHVAPGTYREFAKLTTISEPADVPEALEMVRQLVVGHEAVAKTARNILKVADAASDEPTADLLTQRLEFHEKTAWMLRSLLQ from the coding sequence ATGGTGAAGAAAGCAACTGCCAAGAAACCCGCAAGCAATGGTGGCGCGGCCCGTTCGGCCGCCGGTGCGCTGCGCATCGACATCGGCATCTCGGACAAGGACCGCGCCGCGGTGGCCGGGGGCTTGTCCAAGCTGCTGGCCGATACCTACACGCTCTACCTGATGACGCACAACTTCCACTGGAACGTGACGGGGCCGATGTTCAACACCCTGCATGCCATGTTCATGACCCAGTACACCGACCTGTGGAACTCCATCGACGACGTGGCCGAGCGCATCCGCGCGCTGGGACACGTCGCGCCGGGCACCTACCGCGAGTTCGCCAAGCTCACCACGATCAGCGAACCGGCCGACGTGCCCGAGGCGCTGGAAATGGTGCGCCAGCTGGTGGTGGGGCACGAGGCGGTGGCCAAGACCGCCCGCAACATCCTCAAGGTGGCCGACGCCGCCAGCGACGAGCCGACCGCCGACCTGCTGACCCAGCGCCTGGAATTCCACGAGAAGACCGCCTGGATGCTGCGCAGCCTGCTGCAATAA
- a CDS encoding AMP-binding protein: MERSGHLDTFARDHLPPPEAWPAFLLDHPAVRYPARLNCAAELVDGAVAAGHGQRPAIWTVTDGKPSAITYLELQQRVDRLARVLVEDMGLVPGNRVLLRGPNNPAMATALLATIKAGLVAVPTMPLLRAVELKPVIDKAQVSAALCDVRLRDEIDACMRPGPTQCPTLAQARFFNDDGPESLETLARGKAVPFPACDTASDDVCLIAFTSGTTGSPKGCIHFHRDVLAMCDLFPRSILQATPDDIFCGTPPLAFTFGLGGMLCFPLRAGASTVLSEKLTPASLLETIQATRATIVFTAPTFYRQMAALASGYDISSLRHSVSAGEALPDATRQSWKQATGVEMTDGIGSTEMIHIFISSAGQDVRRGAIGKVVPGYEVCIVDESMQPLPPRTVGRLAVRGPTGCKYLADDRQANAVRQGWNLTGDSFMMDEDGYLYYQARTDDMIISAGYNIAGPEVESALLQHEAVAECGVIGVADDERGQVVTAFVVLRPGFAPGDDLAKILQEHVKRTIAPYKYPRVIRFVDALPRTETGKLKRFALRGLN; this comes from the coding sequence ATGGAACGCTCGGGGCATCTCGATACCTTTGCGCGCGATCATCTTCCGCCGCCCGAGGCCTGGCCGGCATTCCTGCTCGATCATCCCGCCGTCCGCTATCCCGCCCGCTTGAACTGCGCGGCCGAGCTGGTCGACGGCGCGGTGGCGGCGGGGCACGGCCAGCGTCCGGCCATCTGGACGGTGACCGACGGCAAGCCGTCTGCCATCACCTATCTCGAACTGCAGCAGCGGGTGGACCGCCTGGCGCGCGTCCTGGTCGAGGACATGGGCCTGGTGCCCGGCAACCGGGTCCTGCTGCGCGGACCGAACAATCCGGCCATGGCGACCGCCCTCTTGGCCACGATCAAGGCGGGTCTGGTGGCGGTGCCCACCATGCCGCTGCTGCGCGCGGTGGAACTCAAGCCCGTCATCGACAAGGCGCAGGTCAGCGCGGCGCTGTGCGACGTGCGCCTGCGCGACGAGATCGACGCCTGCATGCGGCCCGGCCCCACCCAATGCCCCACGTTGGCACAGGCTCGCTTTTTCAACGACGACGGCCCTGAGTCGCTGGAGACCCTGGCGCGTGGCAAGGCCGTACCTTTCCCCGCCTGCGATACGGCCAGCGACGACGTCTGCCTGATCGCCTTCACCAGCGGCACCACGGGCAGCCCCAAGGGCTGCATCCACTTCCACCGCGATGTGCTGGCGATGTGCGATCTGTTCCCGCGCTCGATATTGCAGGCCACGCCCGACGACATTTTCTGCGGCACGCCGCCGCTGGCGTTCACCTTCGGCCTGGGCGGCATGCTGTGCTTCCCCCTGCGCGCCGGCGCTTCCACCGTGCTGTCCGAGAAGCTGACCCCGGCCTCGCTGCTGGAAACCATCCAGGCCACCCGCGCCACCATCGTCTTCACCGCGCCCACCTTCTACCGCCAGATGGCGGCGCTGGCATCGGGCTACGACATCTCCAGCCTGCGCCATTCCGTCTCGGCCGGCGAGGCCCTGCCCGACGCCACGCGCCAGAGCTGGAAGCAGGCCACCGGCGTGGAAATGACCGACGGCATCGGCAGTACCGAGATGATCCACATCTTCATCTCCAGCGCCGGCCAGGACGTGCGCCGGGGCGCCATCGGCAAGGTGGTGCCCGGCTACGAGGTCTGCATCGTCGACGAATCCATGCAGCCGCTGCCGCCTCGCACCGTCGGCCGCCTGGCCGTGCGCGGCCCCACCGGCTGCAAATACCTGGCCGACGATCGCCAGGCCAACGCCGTGCGCCAGGGATGGAACCTGACCGGCGATTCCTTCATGATGGACGAGGACGGCTACCTGTATTACCAGGCCCGCACGGACGACATGATCATCTCGGCCGGCTACAACATCGCCGGCCCCGAGGTCGAAAGCGCCTTGCTCCAGCACGAGGCCGTGGCCGAATGCGGCGTGATCGGCGTTGCGGACGACGAGCGAGGCCAGGTCGTCACCGCCTTCGTCGTGCTGCGTCCCGGCTTCGCGCCTGGAGACGATCTGGCCAAGATTCTCCAGGAGCACGTCAAGCGCACCATCGCTCCCTACAAGTACCCGCGCGTCATCCGCTTCGTCGATGCCTTGCCCCGTACCGAAACGGGCAAGCTCAAGCGTTTCGCGCTGCGCGGGCTGAACTAG
- the ubiA gene encoding 4-hydroxybenzoate octaprenyltransferase has translation MDPTLPVSLSHRLGLYMRLVRLDKPIGILLLVWPTLWALWAASNGEPSLYLVFAFVMGTALMRSAGCGINDYFDRDVDLHVERTRDRVLTSGLISGREALGVTLVLTLLALLLILPMNRLVWALSVVAVFLSVTYPKFKRFFAIPQAYLGIAFGFGIPMAYAAVLETVPLEGWIMLAANIFWAIAYDTEYAMVDRPDDLKLGLRTSAVTFGKWDVAAVGACYAATLALLGVVGAILDYGWAYAAGLAGAAAIAVRHLWWIRHRDRAACFRAFLHNTWFGFSVFAGIFVQTTLLG, from the coding sequence ATGGACCCTACGCTTCCCGTCTCTCTTTCCCACCGCCTGGGCCTGTACATGCGCCTCGTGCGCCTGGACAAGCCGATCGGCATCCTGCTGCTGGTCTGGCCCACGCTGTGGGCCCTGTGGGCCGCCAGCAACGGAGAGCCGTCGCTGTACCTGGTGTTCGCGTTCGTGATGGGTACGGCGCTGATGCGTTCGGCCGGCTGCGGCATCAACGATTATTTCGATCGCGACGTCGATCTGCACGTCGAGCGCACGCGCGACAGGGTGTTGACGTCCGGCCTGATCTCGGGCCGCGAGGCGCTGGGCGTGACGCTGGTGCTGACGCTGCTGGCGCTGCTCCTGATCCTGCCCATGAACCGCCTGGTCTGGGCCCTGTCCGTGGTGGCCGTGTTCCTGTCCGTCACCTATCCCAAGTTCAAGCGCTTCTTCGCCATTCCCCAGGCCTACCTGGGCATCGCCTTCGGCTTCGGCATCCCCATGGCCTACGCGGCCGTGCTCGAGACCGTGCCGCTGGAAGGCTGGATCATGCTGGCCGCCAACATCTTCTGGGCGATCGCCTACGACACCGAGTACGCCATGGTGGACCGGCCCGACGACCTCAAGCTGGGCCTGCGCACCTCCGCCGTCACCTTCGGCAAGTGGGACGTGGCCGCCGTGGGCGCGTGCTATGCGGCGACCCTGGCGCTGCTGGGCGTGGTCGGTGCCATACTGGACTACGGGTGGGCCTATGCCGCGGGCCTGGCGGGCGCCGCCGCCATCGCCGTGCGCCACCTGTGGTGGATCCGCCATCGCGACCGCGCGGCGTGTTTCCGCGCCTTCCTGCACAACACCTGGTTCGGCTTCTCGGTGTTCGCCGGCATCTTCGTGCAGACCACGCTGCTGGGCTAG
- a CDS encoding YggS family pyridoxal phosphate-dependent enzyme, with translation MSSIADNLRAVRQRIDHAAQACGRAPGEVALLAVSKTFPAQAVREAHGAGQRAFGESYVQEAVDKLAALEDLRAGTEWHFIGPLQSNKARQVAAHFDWVHSVDRLKIAQRLSDLRPPGMADLQLCIQVNIDDQPTKSGVAPAEALGLAREIAALPRVRLRGLMCIPAPQHDPGRQQAVFASLAALMRDLNREGFGLDTLSMGMSDDLEAAVAAGASIVRVGTAIFGARDYSS, from the coding sequence ATGTCGTCCATCGCCGACAACCTACGCGCCGTCCGCCAGCGTATCGACCATGCCGCCCAGGCCTGCGGCCGCGCGCCGGGCGAGGTGGCGCTGCTGGCGGTGTCCAAGACCTTTCCCGCCCAGGCGGTGCGCGAGGCCCACGGGGCCGGGCAGCGGGCCTTCGGCGAAAGCTACGTCCAGGAGGCCGTCGACAAGCTGGCCGCGCTGGAAGACCTGCGGGCCGGCACCGAATGGCATTTCATCGGACCCCTGCAAAGCAACAAGGCGCGCCAGGTCGCCGCCCATTTCGACTGGGTCCACAGCGTCGACCGCCTGAAGATCGCCCAGCGCCTGTCCGATCTGCGGCCGCCCGGCATGGCCGACCTCCAGCTGTGCATCCAGGTCAACATCGACGACCAGCCGACCAAGAGCGGCGTGGCGCCCGCCGAGGCGCTCGGGCTGGCGCGGGAAATCGCCGCGCTGCCGCGCGTTCGGCTGCGCGGGCTGATGTGCATTCCCGCTCCCCAGCACGATCCCGGCCGCCAGCAGGCCGTCTTCGCCAGCCTGGCGGCGCTCATGCGCGACCTGAACAGGGAAGGCTTCGGACTGGATACCCTGTCCATGGGCATGTCGGACGACCTGGAGGCCGCGGTGGCGGCCGGAGCGTCCATCGTCCGGGTGGGCACCGCCATCTTCGGCGCCCGGGATTATTCGTCCTGA
- the proC gene encoding pyrroline-5-carboxylate reductase produces MTQSLSIAFIGGGNMAAALISGLAGKFCPMGNIHVVDPHESTRQAWAARGATVAAAPDEALSRCAIWVYAVKPQVMKEVATASQPWLKDSLVISIAAGIRAADLARWLGSEARPWPRVVRCMPNTPALIGQGATGLAALDGVGEADRAQAQAVLEAVGSTVWVAREADLDGVTALSGSGPAYVFLFIEALIEGGKAVGLDDEQSRALALATLSGAASLAAASSEPPSVLRERVTSKGGTTAAALDVLAQANFRQAVVRAMQAAAHRAQEMGDEFGR; encoded by the coding sequence ATGACCCAATCGCTTTCCATCGCATTCATCGGCGGCGGCAACATGGCCGCCGCGCTGATCTCCGGCCTGGCCGGCAAGTTCTGCCCCATGGGGAACATCCACGTCGTGGATCCGCACGAGTCCACCCGGCAGGCCTGGGCGGCGCGCGGGGCCACGGTCGCGGCGGCGCCGGACGAGGCCCTGTCCCGCTGCGCCATCTGGGTATACGCGGTCAAGCCGCAGGTCATGAAAGAGGTCGCGACGGCCAGCCAGCCCTGGCTCAAGGACAGCCTGGTGATCAGCATCGCCGCCGGCATCCGGGCCGCCGACCTGGCGCGCTGGCTGGGGTCCGAGGCACGGCCTTGGCCGCGCGTGGTGCGCTGCATGCCCAACACGCCGGCGCTGATCGGGCAGGGCGCAACCGGACTGGCCGCGCTCGACGGCGTGGGCGAGGCCGACCGGGCGCAGGCCCAGGCCGTGCTCGAAGCCGTCGGCAGCACCGTCTGGGTCGCGCGCGAGGCCGACCTGGACGGCGTGACCGCGCTGTCCGGCAGCGGTCCGGCCTATGTGTTCCTGTTCATCGAGGCCCTGATCGAAGGCGGCAAGGCCGTGGGGCTGGACGACGAGCAGTCGCGCGCGCTGGCGCTGGCCACGCTGTCGGGTGCCGCCAGCCTGGCCGCGGCATCTTCCGAGCCGCCGTCGGTGCTGCGCGAGCGCGTGACCTCGAAGGGGGGCACCACCGCCGCGGCGCTGGACGTGCTGGCGCAGGCGAATTTCCGCCAGGCCGTGGTCCGGGCCATGCAGGCCGCCGCCCATCGCGCGCAAGAGATGGGTGATGAGTTCGGCAGATAA
- a CDS encoding MFS transporter — translation MSSADNPAGIQSVARHPPFVLFWFSRVMSTLSFQMLSVAVGWQVYEITGSAFDLGLVGLAQFLPMVLLTFVVGQVADRYDRRAIASVCMVVESVAAGLLAFGTWEGWLTRDAILGLVALGGAARAFESPTMAALVQGVVPRSLIPQAAAWSTSATQTAQILGPAMGGLLYGFGSMVAYVVACVFFFVGGGLVALIRAERTASTREPVTLKSVFSGIAFIRSRPVILGTLSLDLFAVLLGGATALLPIYARDILHTGPWGLGLLRTAPAVGALAMSVFLAHHPIHRHVGRILFSSLVVFGLATVVFGLSTHLAVSMAALFVLGASDVVSVVIRFTLVQLQTPPEMLGRVSAVNSLFVGTSNQLGEFESGVTAALFGVVPAVLIGGAGTVAVALLWMVLFPQLRRLKSLEG, via the coding sequence ATGAGTTCGGCAGATAATCCCGCCGGCATCCAGTCGGTCGCGCGCCACCCGCCCTTCGTCCTGTTCTGGTTCAGCCGGGTCATGTCGACCCTGTCGTTCCAGATGCTGTCGGTGGCCGTGGGCTGGCAGGTCTACGAGATCACCGGCAGCGCCTTCGACCTCGGGCTGGTCGGGCTGGCGCAGTTCCTGCCCATGGTGCTGCTGACCTTCGTCGTGGGGCAGGTGGCGGACCGCTACGACCGGCGGGCCATCGCCAGCGTCTGCATGGTGGTGGAGTCGGTCGCGGCGGGCCTCCTGGCCTTCGGTACCTGGGAGGGCTGGCTCACGCGCGACGCCATCCTGGGGCTGGTGGCGCTGGGCGGCGCCGCGCGCGCCTTCGAATCGCCCACGATGGCGGCCCTGGTGCAGGGCGTGGTGCCGCGCAGCCTCATTCCCCAGGCGGCGGCCTGGTCCACCTCCGCCACCCAGACCGCGCAGATCCTCGGGCCCGCGATGGGTGGGCTGCTGTACGGTTTCGGGTCCATGGTCGCCTACGTGGTGGCCTGCGTGTTCTTCTTCGTCGGCGGCGGGCTGGTGGCGCTGATACGGGCGGAACGCACCGCGTCCACCCGCGAGCCGGTCACGCTCAAATCCGTGTTCTCGGGCATCGCTTTCATCCGCAGCCGCCCGGTCATCCTGGGAACGCTGTCGCTGGACCTGTTCGCGGTCCTGCTGGGCGGCGCCACCGCGCTGCTGCCCATCTACGCGCGCGACATCCTGCACACCGGGCCATGGGGGCTGGGGCTGCTGCGCACGGCGCCCGCCGTGGGCGCGCTGGCCATGTCGGTCTTCCTGGCCCATCACCCCATCCATCGCCACGTCGGCCGCATCCTGTTCTCGTCGCTGGTGGTCTTCGGGCTGGCCACGGTCGTGTTCGGCCTGTCCACGCATCTGGCCGTCTCCATGGCGGCGCTGTTCGTGCTGGGGGCGTCCGACGTGGTCAGCGTCGTGATCCGCTTCACCCTGGTCCAGCTGCAGACGCCGCCGGAAATGCTGGGCCGCGTCAGCGCGGTGAACTCCCTGTTCGTCGGCACCTCCAATCAACTGGGCGAGTTCGAGTCGGGCGTGACGGCCGCGCTGTTCGGCGTGGTGCCGGCGGTGCTGATCGGCGGCGCGGGCACGGTCGCGGTGGCCCTGCTGTGGATGGTATTGTTTCCCCAGTTGCGCCGCTTGAAGTCGCTGGAAGGCTAG
- the edd gene encoding phosphogluconate dehydratase, whose protein sequence is MPLHPVLQEVTDRIIARGGDRRARWLEETRARAGTKVERSQLSCTNLAHGFAAMPDRAKLMLKVQEQPNVAIVSAYNDMLSAHQPLAEFPAWIKEAALAAGATAQFAGGVPAMCDGVTQGQAGMELSLFSRDVIAMATAVALSHQMFDAGVYLGVCDKIVPGLVIGALSFGHLPAVFIPAGPMTTGVGNDEKARIRQLYAEGKVGRAQLLEAESLAYHGPGTCTFYGTANSNQMLMEFMGLHLPGTSFVNPHTPMREALTREAARHAVSLWHGGGRYTPLCDVLDEKAFVNGIVGLMATGGSTNHTLHLVAMARAAGIVLNWDDFHALSEVVPLLARVYPNGKADVNGFHAAGGLQFVIRQLRMGGLLHDDVTTIMGKGLEAYCREPYLQDGRLAWRDGAEVPGDETIVRPLDRPFSPNGGLRVLEGNLGRSIIKISAVAPEHQVVEAPAIVFDDQDEVLAAFQRGELERDFVAVVRWQGPAANGMPELHKLTPTLSVLQGRGFQVALVTDGRMSGASGKVPAAIHVTPEALKGGAIGRVRTGDRVRLDAGRGVLEVLADLAARPAQAVPDLRPHRRGVGRDLFGHMRRAASAAEEGACTLFVDED, encoded by the coding sequence ATGCCCTTGCATCCCGTCTTACAGGAAGTCACCGACCGCATCATCGCGCGCGGCGGGGACCGCCGCGCGCGGTGGCTGGAGGAAACCCGCGCGCGGGCCGGCACGAAGGTCGAGCGCAGCCAACTGTCGTGTACCAACCTGGCGCACGGTTTCGCGGCCATGCCCGATCGCGCGAAGCTCATGCTCAAGGTGCAGGAGCAGCCCAACGTGGCCATCGTGTCGGCCTACAACGACATGTTGTCGGCCCACCAGCCCCTGGCCGAATTTCCCGCCTGGATCAAGGAAGCCGCGCTGGCGGCCGGCGCCACGGCGCAGTTCGCCGGCGGCGTGCCGGCCATGTGCGACGGCGTCACCCAGGGCCAGGCGGGCATGGAGCTGTCGCTGTTCTCGCGCGACGTCATCGCGATGGCCACGGCCGTGGCCCTGTCGCACCAGATGTTCGACGCGGGGGTGTACCTGGGCGTGTGCGACAAGATCGTCCCGGGCCTGGTCATCGGCGCGCTGTCCTTCGGCCACCTGCCGGCCGTGTTCATCCCGGCCGGGCCCATGACCACTGGCGTGGGCAACGACGAGAAGGCCAGGATCCGCCAGTTGTATGCCGAAGGCAAGGTCGGCCGCGCGCAATTGCTGGAGGCCGAGAGCCTGGCCTACCATGGGCCGGGCACCTGTACCTTCTACGGCACCGCCAATTCGAACCAGATGCTGATGGAGTTCATGGGCCTGCACCTGCCCGGAACCTCCTTCGTCAATCCCCACACTCCGATGCGCGAGGCCCTGACCCGCGAGGCGGCCAGGCATGCCGTGTCGCTGTGGCACGGCGGCGGGCGGTACACGCCGCTGTGCGACGTCCTGGACGAGAAGGCCTTCGTCAACGGTATCGTCGGGCTGATGGCCACCGGCGGTTCGACCAACCACACCCTGCACCTGGTGGCGATGGCGCGGGCCGCCGGCATCGTGCTGAACTGGGACGACTTCCATGCCTTGTCCGAGGTGGTGCCGCTGCTGGCGCGCGTCTACCCGAACGGCAAGGCCGACGTGAACGGATTCCATGCCGCGGGCGGCCTGCAATTCGTCATTCGCCAACTGCGGATGGGAGGGCTGCTGCACGACGACGTCACCACCATCATGGGCAAGGGGCTAGAGGCCTATTGCCGCGAGCCCTATCTGCAGGACGGCCGGCTGGCCTGGCGGGACGGCGCCGAGGTTCCGGGCGACGAGACCATCGTGCGTCCGCTGGACCGTCCGTTCTCGCCCAACGGCGGGCTGCGCGTGCTGGAAGGCAACCTGGGCCGTTCCATCATCAAGATCTCGGCGGTGGCGCCCGAGCACCAGGTGGTGGAAGCGCCCGCCATCGTGTTCGACGACCAGGACGAGGTGCTGGCCGCTTTCCAACGTGGCGAGCTGGAGCGGGATTTCGTCGCGGTCGTGCGCTGGCAGGGGCCGGCCGCCAACGGCATGCCCGAACTGCACAAGCTCACGCCCACGCTGTCCGTGTTGCAGGGAAGAGGGTTCCAGGTTGCGCTGGTGACCGACGGCCGCATGTCGGGGGCTTCGGGCAAGGTGCCGGCGGCCATCCATGTCACGCCGGAAGCCTTGAAGGGCGGTGCCATCGGCAGGGTGCGGACCGGAGACCGGGTGCGGCTGGATGCGGGGCGCGGCGTGCTGGAGGTACTGGCGGACCTGGCGGCCCGCCCGGCCCAGGCCGTGCCCGACCTGCGGCCGCATCGCCGCGGCGTGGGACGCGACCTGTTCGGTCACATGCGGCGGGCGGCCAGCGCGGCCGAGGAGGGAGCCTGCACCTTGTTCGTCGACGAGGATTAG
- a CDS encoding NCS2 family permease, with translation MLERLFKLHEHGTNARTELLAGITTFLTMSYIIFVNPQILSTTGMDKGAVFAATCIAAAIGSLMMAFVANYPIGMAPGMGLNAFFAFTVVATLGFTWQQALGAVFISGVIFIVLTVTGVRSWLIAGIAPSLRSAIAAGIGLFLAIIALSSSGIVVASPATLITMGDLHKPAPLLAILGFFIIAVLDALKVRGAILLGILIITVLSMVLGINEFHGVFSTPPSLAPTFLQLDILGALHMGFVHVVLVFVLVEVFDATGTLMGVAKRAGLLAEGKNRIGRALLADSTAITAGSLLGTSSTTAYVESASGVQAGGRTGLTALVVGALFLAALFISPLAGSVPAYATAPALLYVAGLMMRELIDVKWDDITEAIPAALTALAMPFTYSIATGLAFGFISYVVLKACTGRVREIHPAAWLIAILFLIRFAFFAA, from the coding sequence ATGCTAGAGCGCCTATTCAAACTCCACGAACACGGCACCAATGCTCGCACCGAGCTGCTGGCGGGAATCACCACGTTCCTGACCATGTCCTACATCATCTTCGTCAACCCGCAGATCCTGTCCACCACCGGCATGGACAAGGGCGCCGTCTTCGCCGCCACCTGCATCGCGGCGGCGATCGGCTCGCTGATGATGGCCTTCGTCGCCAACTACCCCATCGGCATGGCGCCCGGCATGGGGCTGAACGCGTTCTTCGCATTCACCGTCGTGGCCACGCTGGGCTTTACCTGGCAGCAGGCGCTGGGCGCGGTCTTCATCTCGGGCGTCATCTTCATCGTGCTGACCGTCACGGGCGTGCGAAGCTGGCTGATCGCGGGCATCGCGCCTTCCCTGCGCAGCGCCATCGCGGCCGGTATCGGCCTGTTCCTGGCCATCATCGCGCTCAGCAGCTCGGGCATCGTGGTCGCCAGTCCGGCCACGCTGATTACCATGGGCGACCTGCACAAGCCCGCCCCGCTCCTGGCGATACTCGGCTTCTTCATCATCGCCGTGCTGGACGCGCTGAAGGTCCGCGGCGCCATCCTGCTGGGCATCCTGATCATCACCGTGCTCAGCATGGTGCTGGGCATCAACGAATTCCACGGCGTGTTCTCGACGCCCCCCAGCCTGGCGCCCACCTTCCTGCAACTGGACATCCTGGGCGCGCTGCACATGGGCTTCGTGCACGTGGTGCTGGTGTTCGTGCTGGTCGAGGTGTTCGACGCCACCGGCACGCTGATGGGCGTGGCCAAGCGCGCCGGCCTGCTGGCCGAGGGCAAGAACCGCATCGGCCGCGCCCTGCTGGCCGACAGCACCGCCATCACCGCGGGCTCGCTGCTGGGCACCAGCAGCACCACGGCCTACGTCGAAAGCGCCTCGGGCGTCCAGGCCGGCGGCCGTACCGGCCTGACGGCCCTGGTGGTCGGCGCGCTGTTCCTGGCCGCGCTGTTCATCTCGCCGCTGGCCGGCTCGGTGCCCGCCTACGCCACCGCGCCCGCGCTGCTGTACGTGGCCGGCCTGATGATGCGCGAGCTGATCGACGTCAAGTGGGACGACATCACCGAAGCCATCCCGGCCGCGCTGACCGCGCTGGCCATGCCCTTCACGTACTCGATCGCCACCGGCCTCGCGTTCGGCTTCATCAGCTACGTCGTGCTCAAGGCTTGCACCGGCCGCGTCCGTGAAATTCATCCCGCGGCCTGGCTGATCGCCATCCTGTTCCTGATCCGCTTCGCCTTCTTCGCGGCCTGA
- a CDS encoding BON domain-containing protein: protein MRTRNLMIAAMIAAFSAATPLAMAQSDGQSTKESASSFAGDTVITTKVKAALLKEQATQSLSIKVKTVKGVVQLSGSADDSAQIDSAVRVARGIDGVQDVRNDIQLKKTGDR, encoded by the coding sequence ATGAGGACACGCAACCTGATGATCGCCGCCATGATTGCAGCCTTCTCAGCCGCCACGCCCCTGGCCATGGCTCAGAGCGACGGCCAGAGCACCAAGGAGTCGGCCAGCAGCTTCGCCGGCGACACGGTGATCACCACCAAGGTCAAGGCCGCGCTGCTGAAGGAACAGGCGACGCAGTCGCTCAGCATCAAGGTCAAGACGGTCAAGGGCGTCGTGCAGTTGTCCGGCTCGGCGGACGACTCCGCGCAGATCGATTCGGCCGTGCGGGTGGCGCGCGGCATCGACGGCGTCCAGGACGTCAGGAACGACATCCAGCTCAAGAAGACGGGCGACCGCTGA
- a CDS encoding 23S rRNA (adenine(2030)-N(6))-methyltransferase RlmJ: MFSYRHAFHAGNHADVLKHLVLVQLLRYFAQKDAPYWYIDTHAGAGIYALEGDWAGKNAEFETGIARLWTRDDLPGIVAEYVDEIAAFNEDDLLRHYPGSPFIAAQALRERDRLRLFELHPTEIDVLRRNCRHLGREIERHTMIYAADGFDGVKALLPPPTRRGIVLIDPSYEDKRDYARVLHCLEEGLKRFATGCFAVWYPQVQRLESQQLAGRLARVPARAWLHVSLTVRKPSSDGLGLYGSGMFIVNPPWVLESALKEIMPWLTEVLAQDAGATFTLESREG; encoded by the coding sequence ATGTTCAGCTATCGCCATGCCTTCCACGCCGGCAACCATGCCGACGTGCTCAAACACCTCGTCCTCGTGCAGCTGCTGCGCTATTTCGCCCAGAAAGACGCGCCGTACTGGTACATCGACACCCACGCGGGCGCCGGGATCTACGCGCTGGAAGGCGACTGGGCGGGCAAGAACGCCGAGTTCGAGACCGGCATCGCACGCCTGTGGACGCGCGACGACCTGCCCGGCATCGTGGCCGAATACGTGGACGAGATCGCCGCCTTCAACGAGGACGATCTGCTGCGCCACTATCCCGGGTCGCCCTTCATCGCGGCGCAGGCGCTGCGCGAACGGGACCGCCTGCGGCTGTTCGAGCTGCACCCCACCGAGATCGACGTCCTGCGGCGCAACTGCCGCCACCTGGGCCGGGAGATCGAGCGCCACACCATGATCTATGCCGCCGACGGCTTCGACGGCGTGAAGGCCCTGCTGCCGCCCCCGACGCGGCGCGGCATCGTGCTGATCGACCCGTCGTACGAGGACAAGCGCGACTACGCCCGTGTCCTTCACTGCCTGGAAGAGGGCTTGAAGCGTTTCGCTACCGGCTGCTTCGCGGTCTGGTATCCGCAGGTGCAGCGGCTGGAATCGCAGCAACTGGCGGGGCGGCTGGCGCGCGTGCCCGCGCGCGCCTGGCTGCACGTCAGCCTGACCGTGCGCAAGCCGTCGAGCGACGGCCTAGGCCTGTACGGCAGCGGCATGTTCATCGTCAATCCGCCGTGGGTGCTGGAGTCGGCCCTGAAGGAAATCATGCCCTGGCTGACCGAGGTCCTGGCCCAGGACGCCGGCGCCACGTTCACGCTGGAAAGCCGCGAAGGCTAG